One window of the Nitrospirota bacterium genome contains the following:
- a CDS encoding DUF1573 domain-containing protein, whose translation MRAISFILTILIPVAVYAQPSIKFDTESHDFGEVKQGEQLEHTFELLNLGTEDLIIEGLVPS comes from the coding sequence ATGAGGGCAATTTCCTTTATACTGACGATTCTTATACCTGTGGCGGTTTATGCCCAGCCTTCCATAAAGTTTGACACAGAGTCGCATGATTTCGGGGAGGTAAAACAGGGCGAGCAGTTAGAGCATACATTTGAGCTTTTAAACTTAGGCACAGAAGACCTCATTATAGAGGGATTGGTGCCATCCTGA
- a CDS encoding tyrosine recombinase XerC, with amino-acid sequence MKDYIEKFLKYLINEKGASSHTIRAYKGDLEIFFGETGGRTTLQDVRGFIASEINKGHKKSTAGRRLASLKSFLKFLVREGVLKTSPARLVSSPRQPKHLPRFLSVDEVFALMELPESIGFLVQRDRAILELIYSSGLRVSELVGLNTEDVDIKECLVRVKGKGKKERIVPIGRKAISALKSYIVERLILKKPEEAFFLNRNGTRLTDRGVSRIVAKYARAVSIRGKVSPHTLRHTFATHLLQSGADLRVIQELLGHSSLSTTQKYTHLDVTHLMDVYDKSHPFGNEAKDKKAG; translated from the coding sequence ATGAAAGACTATATCGAGAAGTTTCTAAAATACCTTATCAATGAAAAGGGTGCATCCAGCCACACCATCAGGGCATATAAAGGAGACCTCGAGATATTCTTTGGGGAGACGGGTGGTCGCACCACCCTTCAGGATGTAAGGGGTTTTATAGCCTCCGAGATAAACAAGGGTCATAAGAAAAGCACAGCAGGCAGAAGGCTTGCCTCATTGAAGTCTTTTCTAAAGTTTCTCGTAAGAGAGGGGGTTTTAAAGACAAGCCCTGCAAGGTTAGTGTCATCACCGAGACAGCCAAAACATCTTCCTCGGTTCCTTTCGGTAGATGAGGTATTTGCGCTTATGGAACTGCCTGAGAGCATAGGGTTTCTCGTCCAAAGGGACAGGGCTATACTTGAGCTGATTTATTCAAGCGGTCTCAGGGTCAGCGAACTTGTAGGTCTTAACACAGAAGATGTGGATATAAAGGAGTGTCTTGTCAGGGTAAAAGGGAAGGGCAAGAAGGAAAGGATTGTGCCTATAGGTAGGAAGGCCATCTCTGCGCTAAAGTCCTATATAGTGGAAAGACTCATCCTTAAAAAACCCGAAGAAGCGTTTTTCCTAAACAGAAATGGCACAAGGCTTACGGACAGAGGAGTAAGTCGCATAGTGGCAAAATATGCAAGGGCAGTTTCCATAAGAGGAAAGGTGAGCCCCCACACCCTGAGACATACATTTGCAACGCATCTTCTTCAAAGCGGTGCTGACCTCAGGGTCATACAGGAGCTCCTTGGCCATTCATCCCTTTCAACCACTCAGAAATACACCCATCTCGATGTAACCCATCTAATGGATGTTTATGATAAATCGCATCCTTTTGGCAATGAAGCTAAGGATAAAAAGGCAGGATAG